A window of Prolixibacter sp. SD074 contains these coding sequences:
- a CDS encoding peptidylprolyl isomerase, with product MTIARDKMVSLTYELRVDGKEGEVFETAGRENPLTFLYGAGLMLPMFEERLAGLTDGAVFDVEIPAKDAYGEVNEEAIINLPKHIFEVNGEFDAELVKQGNTVPMMSTSGQRMNGIVLAVEDDTVRMDFNHPLAGEDLFFKGEVMEVRDATAEELAAVYNQGGCGCGSGGGCGSGSCSTDEHEHEHEHAHAGGGCGCGSGGGSCGC from the coding sequence ATGACAATTGCTAGAGATAAAATGGTTTCCCTCACTTATGAGCTCAGAGTAGACGGGAAGGAAGGAGAAGTATTCGAGACTGCCGGACGTGAAAATCCATTGACATTTCTTTACGGAGCCGGGTTGATGCTGCCGATGTTCGAAGAACGTTTGGCCGGATTGACTGACGGTGCCGTATTTGACGTGGAAATTCCGGCAAAAGATGCTTACGGTGAAGTGAACGAAGAGGCCATCATTAACCTGCCCAAACACATTTTCGAAGTGAACGGCGAGTTTGATGCTGAACTGGTTAAACAGGGAAATACCGTTCCGATGATGTCTACTTCAGGACAGCGAATGAACGGAATCGTTTTGGCTGTTGAAGACGATACGGTACGCATGGACTTCAATCACCCGTTGGCCGGCGAAGATTTGTTCTTCAAAGGTGAGGTTATGGAAGTACGTGATGCAACAGCTGAAGAATTGGCGGCTGTATATAACCAGGGCGGTTGTGGCTGTGGAAGCGGCGGCGGTTGCGGTAGCGGAAGTTGCAGTACCGATGAGCACGAGCACGAACACGAGCATGCACATGCAGGCGGTGGTTGTGGTTGCGGAAGCGGCGGCGGAAGTTGCGGCTGCTAA
- a CDS encoding HTH domain-containing protein translates to MEISELILQTMNETGRPLKSGEIAERAGIDKKVVDKALKKLKDEGKIVSPRRCFYEPKHP, encoded by the coding sequence ATGGAAATCAGTGAACTAATCCTGCAAACCATGAACGAAACCGGCCGCCCACTTAAGAGTGGTGAAATAGCTGAAAGAGCCGGCATTGACAAAAAGGTGGTCGACAAAGCACTGAAAAAGCTGAAAGACGAAGGGAAAATTGTTTCTCCCAGGCGTTGTTTTTATGAGCCCAAACATCCTTAG
- the nhaC gene encoding Na+/H+ antiporter NhaC codes for MVQAQEDLNKPALWQAFLPIIFLITLLSANVWFFEDTLAGANQIALLLSAAIAGLICHRLKRSWTTIQKQVIENISSAMPSMLILLLIGSLAGTWMISGVVPAMIFYGLDIISPKLFLFSAVVVSAIVSVATGSSWSTVATIGVALLGIGKTLGFSEPVVAGAIISGAYFGDKMSPLSDTTNLAPAMAGTDIFTHIRYMMYTTVPTMTITLIIFLIMGITHDFTQITINVDDVKTAIEGTFNTTPLLFIVPITLLVIIIRKMPALPALFIGTMLGALFAVIFQPQIIQSVSGESGIYLKDAYIAVMQSMFGDISLTTRDAAVNELLHTSGMSGMLDTIWLILSAMVFGGVMEAGGLLNRITNEILKFAHSTGSLVFSTVSSCIFFNFTASDQYLAIVVPGRMFSQTYRENGLKPELLSRTLEDSGTVVSVLIPWNTCGATQSRVLGVPTLAYLPYAFFNLISPVMTILVAYLNFKIRRYSPEELKEEGIELTGKIIQ; via the coding sequence TTGGTTCAAGCACAAGAAGACCTAAATAAACCGGCTTTGTGGCAGGCATTTCTTCCGATTATCTTTCTGATAACGCTTCTCAGCGCGAATGTCTGGTTTTTCGAAGACACATTGGCTGGCGCGAACCAGATTGCCCTATTACTTTCGGCTGCTATTGCAGGTCTCATTTGTCACAGGCTGAAGCGAAGCTGGACAACCATACAAAAACAGGTCATAGAGAATATCAGCTCAGCAATGCCATCAATGCTTATCCTGCTGCTCATTGGTTCACTTGCCGGAACCTGGATGATTAGTGGCGTGGTCCCTGCAATGATTTTTTATGGCCTGGATATTATCTCTCCCAAATTATTCCTCTTCTCCGCAGTGGTCGTATCGGCTATTGTTTCGGTTGCTACCGGAAGTTCATGGTCTACGGTTGCAACCATTGGCGTGGCATTGTTAGGTATTGGCAAAACACTGGGATTTAGCGAACCGGTTGTAGCCGGCGCCATTATCAGTGGAGCCTATTTCGGCGACAAGATGTCTCCCCTCTCCGATACGACGAATCTGGCTCCTGCCATGGCTGGCACCGATATCTTTACGCACATCCGGTACATGATGTATACCACGGTCCCCACCATGACCATTACGCTCATTATTTTCCTCATCATGGGAATCACTCACGACTTTACCCAAATTACCATTAATGTTGACGATGTAAAGACAGCCATTGAAGGAACCTTCAACACAACGCCATTACTCTTTATCGTGCCAATAACTTTGCTGGTCATCATTATTCGGAAAATGCCTGCCTTGCCCGCTCTTTTTATTGGAACCATGCTGGGCGCCCTGTTTGCAGTCATATTTCAACCGCAAATCATTCAAAGCGTTTCCGGCGAATCAGGCATTTACCTGAAAGATGCTTATATCGCTGTGATGCAATCGATGTTTGGCGATATTAGCTTAACCACCCGGGACGCGGCAGTAAATGAGCTTTTGCACACCTCCGGGATGAGTGGAATGCTGGACACTATCTGGTTAATCTTATCCGCCATGGTTTTTGGGGGTGTGATGGAAGCAGGCGGTTTGTTGAATCGCATTACCAATGAGATTCTGAAGTTTGCCCACAGCACAGGTTCGTTGGTATTCTCCACCGTCAGCAGCTGTATATTTTTCAACTTTACTGCTTCCGATCAATACCTGGCCATCGTAGTTCCGGGGCGCATGTTTTCGCAAACCTACCGGGAAAACGGTCTTAAGCCTGAACTACTCAGCCGAACACTCGAAGATTCGGGTACGGTTGTTTCTGTACTGATTCCCTGGAATACATGCGGTGCGACGCAGTCACGGGTTCTGGGCGTTCCTACGCTGGCCTATCTGCCTTATGCATTTTTCAACCTGATCAGCCCGGTGATGACAATTCTGGTGGCTTATCTCAACTTTAAAATACGGAGGTATTCACCCGAAGAACTCAAGGAAGAAGGAATTGAGTTGACTGGTAAGATAATACAATAA
- the aroC gene encoding chorismate synthase: protein MNTFGQIFRLTTFGESHGAAIGGVIDGCPSGLELDVEKVQKDLDRRKPGQSHITTQREEGDKIEFLSGIFEGKTTGTPIGFIIRNKDQHSKDYNNLREIFRPSHADYTYVKKYGRRDHRGGGRSSARETIARVAAGAVARQLLQNIGVNIQAYVSQVGEVEVAKSYLELDLGLTESNIVRCPDLETAGRMIARIEEAGNNHDTVGGVITCVATGAPAGLGEPVFNKLHADLGHAMLGINAVKGFEYGSGFAGTRLSGSEHNDVFVKDGDKIRTKTNHSGGVQGGISNGEDIYFRVAFKPIATLLKEQHTIDSSAHEVTINPKGRHDPCVLPRAVPIVEAMAALVLADHFLMNSISKL, encoded by the coding sequence ATGAACACGTTTGGACAAATATTCAGGTTAACCACATTTGGAGAATCACACGGTGCAGCGATAGGCGGCGTTATTGACGGATGCCCATCCGGACTGGAACTGGATGTGGAAAAAGTGCAGAAGGATTTGGATCGCCGTAAACCCGGACAATCACATATTACCACACAACGCGAGGAAGGCGACAAGATTGAATTCCTTTCGGGAATATTTGAAGGAAAAACCACCGGAACACCTATCGGTTTCATTATTCGAAATAAAGATCAGCATTCGAAGGATTATAATAACCTCCGGGAGATCTTTCGCCCTTCGCACGCCGATTATACCTACGTTAAGAAATATGGCCGGCGCGATCATCGCGGTGGTGGACGCTCATCGGCCCGGGAAACCATTGCCCGGGTAGCTGCCGGAGCAGTTGCCAGGCAGTTGCTGCAGAATATTGGTGTAAACATTCAGGCATATGTATCGCAGGTTGGTGAGGTGGAAGTGGCCAAAAGTTACCTGGAACTGGATCTTGGTTTAACCGAATCAAATATTGTCCGCTGCCCGGATTTGGAAACAGCCGGGAGAATGATTGCCCGCATTGAAGAAGCCGGAAATAATCACGATACGGTTGGTGGTGTAATTACCTGCGTTGCAACAGGTGCGCCAGCTGGTCTTGGAGAACCTGTTTTCAATAAATTGCATGCCGATTTAGGACATGCCATGTTGGGAATTAATGCGGTAAAAGGCTTTGAGTATGGCTCCGGTTTTGCCGGAACCCGTTTATCTGGTTCGGAACACAACGATGTATTTGTGAAAGACGGCGACAAAATCCGGACAAAAACGAACCACTCCGGTGGCGTGCAGGGAGGAATATCCAATGGTGAAGACATTTATTTCCGGGTAGCATTTAAACCCATTGCTACCTTACTGAAAGAGCAGCATACAATAGATAGCTCGGCACACGAAGTAACGATCAATCCCAAAGGTCGTCATGATCCGTGTGTATTGCCGAGGGCTGTGCCCATTGTTGAAGCGATGGCTGCCCTTGTACTGGCCGATCATTTCCTGATGAACAGCATCTCAAAACTCTAA
- a CDS encoding cysteine-rich CWC family protein codes for MENVCPRCGSTFECREDDIQQCWCARERLPDALSETLRDNYDACLCMSCISELQNDLRINGNQTTKKD; via the coding sequence ATGGAAAATGTATGTCCGCGCTGTGGTTCCACATTCGAATGTCGGGAGGACGACATTCAGCAATGTTGGTGTGCCCGTGAAAGATTGCCCGATGCGTTGAGTGAAACGCTCAGGGACAACTACGATGCATGTTTATGTATGTCATGCATCAGTGAACTTCAAAATGACCTCCGAATCAATGGAAATCAAACGACAAAAAAGGATTAA
- the ggt gene encoding gamma-glutamyltransferase translates to MKKFASLVLFFLTSISLFAQDRITGKNFATRSEVMARHGMVCTSQPLATQIGIDILKKGGSAIDAAIAANAALGLMEPTGSGMGGDLFAIVWDAKTKKLYGLNASGRSPKALTLAIFKEKGLTEIPPFGPLPVTVPGCVDGWFSLHNRFGKLPMKDLLAPAIQYAEEGFPVTEIIGYYFGRSVEYFSRKFPNVKETYMSAGEPPYKGKVFRNPMLANTYREIAKGGRDTFYKGRIAHVIADFIQEQGGYLSYEDLASHHSEWVEPVSVNYRGYDVWELPPNGQGIAALQMLQILKGYDIASMGFGSADHIHYFTEAKKLAFEDRAKYYADMDFANVPVETLISEKYAAERRKLIRPDRAGKYSAGEISQGETVYLTAADDEGNMVSLIQSNYRGMGSGMVPPGLGFMLQDRGQLFNLEEGHANTYEPGKRPFHTIIPAFVTRDGQPFMSFGVMGGDFQPQGHVQILMNVIDFGMGLQEAGDAPRISHDGSTSPTGTPADGTGQISLESGFGYEAIRTLMQRGHRVGFENGIYGGYQAIMYDAKNDVYYGASESRKDGEAIGY, encoded by the coding sequence ATGAAAAAATTTGCTTCTCTGGTATTGTTTTTTTTGACAAGTATCTCGCTGTTTGCGCAGGATCGGATAACCGGTAAGAATTTCGCCACACGTTCTGAGGTGATGGCGCGCCATGGGATGGTATGTACCAGCCAGCCATTGGCGACACAAATTGGTATCGATATCCTGAAGAAAGGCGGCTCGGCTATCGATGCAGCCATTGCAGCCAATGCGGCGCTTGGATTGATGGAACCGACCGGTAGCGGAATGGGCGGTGACCTGTTCGCCATCGTCTGGGATGCCAAAACCAAAAAGCTTTACGGACTGAATGCCAGCGGCCGTTCGCCGAAGGCGCTGACACTGGCGATTTTCAAGGAAAAGGGATTGACGGAAATACCGCCGTTTGGCCCGCTTCCGGTGACTGTTCCCGGATGTGTAGATGGATGGTTCTCGTTACATAATCGTTTTGGAAAACTGCCCATGAAAGATCTTCTGGCTCCGGCGATTCAATATGCTGAAGAAGGATTCCCGGTAACGGAAATTATCGGTTATTACTTTGGCCGTTCCGTGGAATATTTCAGCCGAAAGTTCCCCAACGTGAAAGAGACTTACATGTCTGCCGGCGAACCACCCTATAAAGGCAAAGTATTCCGGAATCCCATGCTGGCCAATACCTACCGGGAAATTGCCAAAGGCGGCCGCGATACTTTCTATAAAGGCCGAATCGCACATGTGATCGCGGATTTTATCCAGGAACAGGGAGGTTACCTTTCGTATGAAGATTTAGCTTCACATCATTCGGAATGGGTGGAGCCGGTTTCAGTGAACTACCGCGGCTACGATGTTTGGGAGCTTCCGCCGAATGGACAGGGAATTGCTGCGTTACAAATGCTCCAGATTTTGAAAGGTTACGATATTGCTTCCATGGGGTTTGGCTCGGCTGATCACATTCATTACTTTACCGAAGCTAAGAAACTGGCCTTCGAGGACCGGGCTAAATACTATGCCGATATGGATTTTGCTAACGTACCGGTAGAAACACTGATTTCTGAAAAATATGCCGCCGAGCGCCGGAAGCTTATTCGTCCCGACAGGGCAGGAAAATATTCAGCCGGTGAAATCAGCCAGGGAGAAACGGTTTACCTGACTGCAGCTGACGATGAAGGGAATATGGTTTCATTAATTCAATCGAATTATCGTGGAATGGGTTCCGGAATGGTCCCTCCGGGACTGGGATTCATGCTGCAGGATCGCGGTCAGCTTTTCAACCTGGAAGAAGGACATGCCAATACCTATGAACCTGGTAAAAGGCCTTTCCACACCATTATTCCGGCTTTTGTTACCAGGGATGGCCAGCCATTTATGAGTTTTGGCGTGATGGGAGGCGATTTCCAGCCGCAGGGACATGTCCAGATTTTGATGAACGTTATCGATTTTGGAATGGGGCTGCAGGAAGCCGGCGATGCGCCACGTATTAGTCACGATGGTTCTACATCACCGACTGGCACACCAGCCGACGGAACCGGGCAAATTTCGCTGGAAAGCGGTTTTGGCTACGAAGCGATAAGAACATTAATGCAACGAGGACATCGTGTTGGTTTTGAAAATGGAATTTATGGTGGTTACCAGGCGATTATGTACGATGCTAAGAATGATGTTTATTACGGAGCATCTGAATCAAGAAAAGATGGAGAGGCTATAGGCTATTAA
- a CDS encoding YccF domain-containing protein — protein MRLLGNIIWFVFGGVFIFFEYLWGGLVLCLTIVGIPWGLQAFKLGVAHLTPFGKHVVPTGESIPVISFLLNVIWIILAGFWIAVTHLLFGILFCVTIIGIPFGLQHFKLMRLGFYPFGYGLR, from the coding sequence ATGAGACTTTTAGGAAATATTATATGGTTCGTATTTGGAGGCGTTTTTATCTTCTTCGAGTATCTTTGGGGGGGCTTGGTCCTCTGCCTGACGATTGTTGGCATTCCCTGGGGATTGCAGGCTTTTAAACTGGGCGTTGCTCATTTGACCCCTTTCGGAAAACACGTGGTTCCGACCGGCGAAAGCATCCCGGTCATTTCGTTTCTGTTGAATGTCATCTGGATCATTTTGGCCGGGTTTTGGATTGCTGTTACACATCTTCTGTTCGGAATTCTGTTTTGTGTCACCATTATCGGAATTCCGTTCGGACTTCAGCATTTTAAACTGATGCGACTGGGATTTTACCCCTTCGGATACGGCCTGCGCTAA
- a CDS encoding AsmA family protein — protein sequence MKKALIIIGVVVVVLLAAMIAVPLIFKDQVYQKALDKANEMVDARVELDGVNLSLFKSFPKVYAELDGLRVIGKGDFANDTLVSVGSVATTINLSSLWHLDQGIDVNEIIVDNPTVALKVNKAGKSNWDITTSNEQPATTDTTASEMQLNLDKIAVHNLSLRYTDESTPMFFSMEKGEFNLSGTMDGANSTLKTDAQVKNITFDYEGSRYAKDINLDMNTVLTANFDKMKFAVAENEMHINKLPVKIDGSFALADSSYDFDLKFSSPGSGFDELLGFVPEEYQSYLKDVQTKGDVTFGGFVKGAYTETSYPAFGIDLKLDNGWLKYPDLPKAVENVNLAASVKKPEGDLDLMTVDVTKFEAKAAGNPVSANLSIAHPMRDMQLKGKLNGKIDFTTVSQALPMDSMDIRGLLDAAVQFNGPYSAIETQQYDKFETEGKVQLKGFRMASKDLPMPITISSADMTMNSRSVSLASLKGNMGHSDFSASGSLSNYWPYILKSETLKGNLKVSSNLLDVNQLMASMATTDTTKTDTSKMEAFEVPDHIDFAMQANINKILYDKMVITGTKGEVTVRNKKLLLDGLQMNMLNGEVTMNGSYETPQPQKPKFDFNLKVKGFDIPQAYRSLSTVRTMLPIASNSTGAFSTGLSISGSLTRNMEPVFQSFNGNGDISTSDIQIVGAKVFQEIGKYFKKNTFHKVDIGNFATKFKIVNGGLDVSPFKTNIAGQEAVISGHQTVSQNLNYKIDFKVDKDNLSGNVNKYLGFVPGSENIQKLPVGVTIGGTFKQPEVKLNLNDAKKLVEEEFKKSSKKQIQDAAKKLGNELQKIFK from the coding sequence ATGAAAAAAGCACTCATCATTATTGGCGTAGTTGTGGTGGTTTTATTGGCTGCCATGATTGCCGTTCCACTGATTTTTAAAGATCAGGTTTATCAGAAAGCGCTCGACAAAGCTAACGAGATGGTTGATGCCCGGGTTGAACTCGATGGGGTAAACCTGTCCCTGTTCAAGAGTTTTCCAAAAGTGTACGCCGAGTTGGACGGGCTACGTGTTATCGGGAAAGGTGATTTTGCCAACGATACACTGGTGAGTGTAGGCTCGGTAGCTACTACCATTAATCTGTCCAGCTTGTGGCATCTCGACCAGGGAATCGATGTGAATGAAATTATCGTCGACAATCCAACGGTTGCCCTGAAAGTGAATAAAGCCGGTAAAAGCAACTGGGATATTACCACTTCAAACGAACAGCCGGCAACCACCGATACAACAGCATCAGAAATGCAATTGAACCTGGATAAAATCGCAGTGCACAACTTGTCACTCCGTTATACCGATGAGTCAACCCCCATGTTCTTTTCGATGGAGAAAGGGGAATTCAACCTTTCGGGAACAATGGATGGTGCGAACAGTACCCTGAAAACCGATGCACAGGTAAAGAATATCACGTTTGATTACGAAGGCAGCCGGTATGCGAAAGATATTAATCTGGATATGAATACTGTGTTGACAGCCAACTTCGATAAGATGAAATTTGCTGTTGCCGAAAATGAGATGCACATCAATAAACTACCGGTGAAAATCGACGGTAGCTTTGCCCTGGCTGATTCCAGTTATGATTTTGATTTGAAATTCAGTTCTCCCGGTTCCGGATTTGACGAATTGCTGGGCTTTGTGCCCGAAGAATACCAGTCGTATCTGAAAGATGTTCAGACGAAAGGTGATGTGACATTTGGCGGATTTGTAAAAGGTGCTTATACCGAAACGAGCTACCCGGCATTTGGTATCGACCTGAAGCTGGATAATGGTTGGTTAAAATATCCTGATTTGCCCAAAGCGGTTGAAAACGTCAATCTGGCAGCCAGCGTGAAAAAGCCCGAAGGCGATTTGGATTTGATGACAGTGGATGTGACTAAATTCGAAGCCAAGGCAGCAGGAAACCCGGTTTCGGCTAACCTCTCCATTGCGCATCCGATGAGAGATATGCAGTTGAAAGGAAAGCTGAACGGGAAAATCGATTTCACAACAGTATCGCAGGCGTTGCCAATGGATTCGATGGATATTCGCGGCCTGCTTGATGCTGCTGTTCAGTTTAACGGACCCTATTCTGCTATTGAAACGCAGCAGTACGACAAGTTTGAAACCGAAGGAAAGGTTCAGCTAAAAGGATTCCGAATGGCTTCGAAAGATTTGCCCATGCCAATAACCATTTCCTCGGCTGATATGACGATGAACTCACGTTCAGTATCGCTCGCTTCGCTAAAAGGGAATATGGGGCATTCCGACTTTTCGGCATCCGGTTCGCTTTCTAACTACTGGCCGTATATTCTAAAAAGTGAGACACTGAAGGGAAATCTGAAAGTAAGTTCCAATCTGCTCGATGTGAATCAATTGATGGCCAGCATGGCAACTACCGATACCACAAAGACCGATACCAGCAAAATGGAAGCCTTTGAAGTTCCCGATCACATCGATTTTGCAATGCAGGCCAATATCAATAAAATTCTGTATGACAAGATGGTGATTACCGGAACCAAAGGTGAAGTAACTGTCAGGAATAAAAAGCTTTTACTGGATGGTTTACAAATGAATATGCTGAACGGTGAGGTGACGATGAATGGATCATATGAAACGCCACAGCCACAAAAGCCGAAATTTGATTTCAACCTGAAAGTGAAGGGATTTGATATCCCACAGGCCTATCGCTCATTGTCGACCGTTCGAACCATGCTGCCGATTGCGTCGAACAGTACCGGTGCATTCAGTACAGGCTTATCCATTTCCGGTTCGTTAACGAGAAATATGGAACCGGTTTTCCAATCGTTTAACGGAAACGGCGACATTTCTACATCTGATATTCAGATTGTGGGGGCGAAGGTATTCCAGGAAATTGGTAAATATTTCAAGAAGAATACGTTCCACAAAGTTGATATCGGTAATTTTGCAACAAAATTCAAGATTGTTAACGGAGGTCTGGATGTTTCGCCGTTCAAAACAAATATTGCCGGACAGGAAGCGGTGATATCCGGGCATCAAACCGTTAGTCAAAACCTGAATTACAAAATAGACTTTAAGGTCGATAAAGACAATTTAAGCGGCAATGTTAACAAGTACCTGGGCTTTGTTCCGGGCTCGGAAAATATTCAAAAATTGCCGGTAGGAGTGACCATTGGAGGTACATTCAAGCAACCGGAAGTAAAATTGAACCTGAACGATGCTAAAAAACTCGTCGAAGAGGAATTTAAAAAGTCATCGAAGAAGCAGATTCAGGATGCCGCGAAAAAGCTTGGCAACGAGTTGCAGAAAATATTCAAGTAA
- a CDS encoding competence/damage-inducible protein A: protein MKADLITIGDEILIGQIIDTNSAWMARQLNDEGIAVRQITSISDEHDHMLETLADALGKVDLVLITGGLGPTKDDRTKDAICQFFGTQLVYDDNVLEHIKTLLAPRGVQMNGLNRDQALVPESAVVLHNRMGTAPGLWMEKEGYVFVFMPGVPFEMKTLVNEQILPRVRTRFKTTPIIHRTILSQGLPESVLAERIAGWEDNLPSFIKLAYLPNPMHIRLRLSATGDDRDMMNRVLDQKVQELITIIPEHIFGYEDDTLTGNIGKLLKQRNLTVGTAESCTGGNIAHFFTSDAGSSDYFRGSVVAYSNEVKENVLGVPEKVLIEHGAVSAEVVEAMAVGARKVLGVDYVVATSGIAGPTGGTPEKPVGLVWIAVAGPDGVVSKKYNFGNDRGRNIVRSSQSALNLLRNTLLK from the coding sequence ATGAAAGCAGATTTAATTACCATTGGCGATGAGATTCTCATCGGCCAGATTATCGATACTAATTCGGCCTGGATGGCCAGACAACTCAATGACGAAGGAATTGCCGTCCGGCAGATTACCAGTATATCAGACGAGCACGACCACATGTTGGAAACATTGGCAGATGCTTTGGGCAAAGTCGATTTAGTGCTGATTACCGGAGGATTAGGCCCGACAAAAGACGACAGGACCAAAGACGCTATTTGTCAGTTCTTTGGCACACAGTTGGTCTATGACGATAACGTACTGGAACACATAAAAACATTGCTAGCTCCGCGCGGAGTGCAGATGAACGGACTCAACCGCGACCAGGCGCTGGTTCCTGAAAGTGCGGTTGTGCTGCACAACCGGATGGGAACAGCTCCCGGACTTTGGATGGAAAAAGAGGGATATGTTTTTGTTTTTATGCCCGGCGTTCCATTCGAAATGAAAACACTGGTAAATGAGCAGATATTACCAAGGGTGCGTACCCGGTTCAAAACTACACCAATCATTCACCGGACCATTTTATCGCAAGGTTTACCGGAGTCGGTGTTGGCCGAACGGATTGCCGGTTGGGAAGACAATCTGCCTTCGTTCATCAAACTGGCGTATTTGCCTAATCCGATGCACATCCGGTTGCGGTTGAGCGCTACGGGCGATGACCGCGACATGATGAACCGTGTACTTGACCAAAAAGTACAGGAATTAATAACGATTATCCCGGAACATATTTTCGGTTATGAAGATGATACCCTTACCGGGAATATTGGCAAGCTGCTAAAACAGCGCAACCTGACAGTTGGAACAGCAGAAAGTTGCACCGGTGGAAATATTGCACACTTTTTCACTTCCGATGCAGGTAGCTCAGATTATTTCCGCGGAAGCGTAGTAGCTTATTCCAACGAAGTAAAGGAAAACGTTCTCGGTGTCCCTGAAAAAGTGCTTATTGAGCATGGAGCTGTAAGTGCCGAAGTCGTGGAAGCGATGGCAGTTGGTGCGCGAAAAGTATTGGGAGTTGATTATGTAGTGGCTACTTCCGGAATTGCCGGACCTACAGGAGGCACACCGGAAAAGCCGGTTGGCTTGGTTTGGATAGCGGTTGCCGGCCCTGACGGTGTTGTTTCAAAAAAATATAACTTTGGTAACGACCGCGGAAGAAATATTGTTCGCTCGTCGCAATCGGCCCTGAACCTGTTACGCAATACTTTGTTGAAGTAA
- a CDS encoding DUF4465 domain-containing protein has product MKKLNGLFMATIALALLFTACDKSEETITETKTIDFEGLQTPSSGYWNGSDASGGFTSGDMVFPNNYNADWSTWDSFSYSKLNDTQTAGYGNQYSVYDAANNGNSFAIFFPSYPGDVYFSFLNGQEYQVKNIELCNDAYPALSMKDGDAYGKKFGGDTGNDPDWFKVDIIGYDAAGDSIGNVAFYLADYRFTDNSQDYIVNEWSKVDLSGLGKVNKLTFRFGSSDVGDYGINTPTYVCLDNIRYEIVSKGE; this is encoded by the coding sequence ATGAAGAAATTAAACGGATTGTTCATGGCAACAATTGCTTTGGCTTTGCTATTTACTGCCTGCGACAAATCGGAAGAAACCATTACTGAAACGAAAACAATCGATTTTGAAGGCCTCCAGACGCCTTCTTCCGGTTACTGGAACGGAAGCGATGCATCGGGCGGATTTACTTCGGGCGATATGGTTTTCCCGAATAATTACAACGCCGATTGGTCAACCTGGGACAGTTTTTCGTATTCCAAACTGAATGACACCCAAACAGCCGGTTATGGCAATCAGTACAGCGTTTATGACGCCGCCAATAACGGCAACAGCTTTGCCATATTTTTCCCGTCATACCCAGGTGATGTATACTTTTCATTTCTGAACGGCCAGGAATACCAGGTAAAAAACATTGAGCTGTGTAATGACGCCTATCCGGCGCTTTCGATGAAAGACGGAGATGCTTACGGTAAAAAATTCGGCGGCGATACCGGAAACGATCCTGATTGGTTCAAAGTAGACATTATCGGCTACGATGCGGCCGGCGATTCAATTGGCAATGTAGCGTTTTACCTGGCCGATTACCGTTTCACAGACAACAGCCAGGATTACATCGTGAACGAGTGGTCCAAAGTTGATTTATCAGGTTTAGGTAAAGTGAATAAATTAACTTTCCGCTTTGGATCTTCTGATGTCGGTGATTATGGCATCAATACACCTACTTATGTTTGTCTCGACAATATTCGTTACGAAATAGTATCAAAAGGAGAGTAG